A section of the Humulus lupulus chromosome 2, drHumLupu1.1, whole genome shotgun sequence genome encodes:
- the LOC133818772 gene encoding uncharacterized protein LOC133818772 isoform X3, with amino-acid sequence MTEVCPTEDAVLALLEYLVDPMLPARSAMHNPSASQQQALAKQVHAVVLLYNYYHRKQYPKLEFLGFDSFCKLAVVLKPALLAHLKLTQMPNYTKLDDPENQLSPTEKSIMQACDISTTLDALREDPIVKGWPITKVAVFLVNSKKENCLLVFSSVTEGVWSVIEKDVEVSNQSLGTTMETNQTYKRNRLLQKIPRAESRINLTDFQQLAYLAVKEATGITQTDLMILEDHLVYSTTKEKTVAQFYIMQTKLFKEDAVPVSIKDVIDSLQGPLVKKNSGNWTVTPVVEYLHVLPYGGILSNWMNRQGPSPERTKIPRELAENKIQVNFHAGGMGEVNSHKITATDLKLPKEKDVIGFSNASNGPQVLPSEEKCNNLASGVDIKSLQLRSIEDEIAECDKKIQTILNGGEDDLKLKIESLIEGCNEESLQSVAHERTNQPLENTLSPQYNKRKRLTEAIFSTQNALRELDAICNANNWILPTYHINPAEGGYRANVSIQGAGFDCSSVGEVHSSPGEARESAAARILVKLRIKATQSR; translated from the exons ATGACAGAAGTATGTCCAACTGAGGATGCTGTTCTTGCACTTTTAGAATACTTAGTTGACCCAATGCTACCAGCAAGATCTGCTATGCATAACCCATCAGCATCACAGCAGCAAGCTTTGGCAAAGCAG GTACATGCTGTAGTGTTGTTATACAACTACTACCACCGGAAACAATATCCAAAGCTAGAGTTTCTTGGTTTTGATTCATTTTGCAAATTGGCTGTGGTTTTGAAACCAGCATTATTGGCGCATCTCAAACTCACCCAAATGCCTAATTATACGAAATTAGATGACCCGGAGAATCAACTATCACCAACTGAGAAATCAATTATGCAAGCATGTGATATATCTACAACTTTAGATGCATTAAGAGAAGATCCAATTGTCAAAGGATGGCCAATTACTAAAGTTGCAGTATTTTTGGTTAACTCAAAGAAAGAGAACTGTTTATTAGTATTTAGTTCTGTGACTGAAGGGGTTTGGTCAGTGATTGAAAAAGATGTAGAGGTGTCAAACCAAAGTTTAGGGACTACAATGGAGACAAATCAAACATATAAGAGGAACAGATTACTTCAAAAAATTCCAAGAGCTGAATCCAGGATTAATTTAACTGATTTTCAGCAACTTGCTTATTTAGCTGTCAAGGAAGCTACAG GTATTACTCAGACTGATCTCATGATTTTGGAAGACCATCTTGTGTATTCTACTACTAAAGAAAAGACAGTTGCTCAGTTTTACATCATGCAAACCAAACTATTCAAAGAAGATGCTGTTCCAGTTTCCATCAAAGATGTTATTGACAG TCTGCAGGGTCCTTTGGTTAAAAAGAACTCTGGAAATTGGACAGTTACCCCAGTCGTTGAGTATCTCCATGTTCTTCCTTATGGTGGGATTTTGTCAAATTGGATGAATAG GCAAGGACCAAGCCCTGAAAGGACGAAAATTCCAAGGGAATTGGCAGAAAATAAAATTCAAGTTAATTTTCATGCTGGTGGCATGGGAGAAGTTAACAGCCATAAGATAACTGCCACTGATCTTAAATTACCAAAGGAGAAAGATGTTATTGGTTTTTCCAATGCTTCTAACGGGCCTCAGGTCTTACCAAGTGAAGAAAAATGCAATAATCTAGCAAGTGGTGTTGATATCAAG TCTCTGCAGTTGCGCAGTATAGAGGATGAGATTGCTGAGTGTGATAAAAAGATCCAAACAATTTTAAATG GTGGTGAAGATGACCTTAAGCTGAAGATAGAATCCCTCATTGAAGGTTGTAATGAGGAAAGTCTACAAAGTGTTGCCCATGAAAGGACTAATCAACCACTTGAAAACACTTTATCACCTCAATACAACAAGAGAAAGAGGTTGACAGAGGCAATTTTTAGCACACAAAATGCTCTCCGG GAACTTGATGCTATTTGTAATGCAAACAATTGGATATTACCTACCTACCATATAAACCCAGCAGAAG GTGGATATAGAGCAAATGTAAGCATACAAGGAGCAGGTTTTGATTGCTCTAGTGTGGGCGAGGTGCATTCAAGTCCTGGTGAAGCAAGAGAATCAGCTGCAGCACGCATATTGGTGAAGCTGCGCATAAAAGCAACTCAGTCTAGATAA
- the LOC133818772 gene encoding uncharacterized protein LOC133818772 isoform X2, translating into MTEVCPTEDAVLALLEYLVDPMLPARSAMHNPSASQQQALAKQVHAVVLLYNYYHRKQYPKLEFLGFDSFCKLAVVLKPALLAHLKLTQMPNYTKLDDPENQLSPTEKSIMQACDISTTLDALREDPIVKGWPITKVAVFLVNSKKENCLLVFSSVTEGVWSVIEKDVEVSNQSLGTTMETNQTYKRNRLLQKIPRAESRINLTDFQQLAYLAVKEATGITQTDLMILEDHLVYSTTKEKTVAQFYIMQTKLFKEDAVPVSIKDVIDSLQGPLVKKNSGNWTVTPVVEYLHVLPYGGILSNWMNRQGPSPERTKIPRELAENKIQVNFHAGGMGEVNSHKITATDLKLPKEKDVIGFSNASNGPQVLPSEEKCNNLASGVDIKFEMDSTTRSYSSNCTIEKVSSGNRVSDISSGQNGIGCNALVSYQSNISLDQKGNRYHPLVTYQSTSQHLEKIQSIMASKDDLLTETALRVLRRRRDKLSLQLRSIEDEIAECDKKIQTILNGGEDDLKLKIESLIEGCNEESLQSVAHERTNQPLENTLSPQYNKRKRLTEAIFSTQNALRVDIEQM; encoded by the exons ATGACAGAAGTATGTCCAACTGAGGATGCTGTTCTTGCACTTTTAGAATACTTAGTTGACCCAATGCTACCAGCAAGATCTGCTATGCATAACCCATCAGCATCACAGCAGCAAGCTTTGGCAAAGCAG GTACATGCTGTAGTGTTGTTATACAACTACTACCACCGGAAACAATATCCAAAGCTAGAGTTTCTTGGTTTTGATTCATTTTGCAAATTGGCTGTGGTTTTGAAACCAGCATTATTGGCGCATCTCAAACTCACCCAAATGCCTAATTATACGAAATTAGATGACCCGGAGAATCAACTATCACCAACTGAGAAATCAATTATGCAAGCATGTGATATATCTACAACTTTAGATGCATTAAGAGAAGATCCAATTGTCAAAGGATGGCCAATTACTAAAGTTGCAGTATTTTTGGTTAACTCAAAGAAAGAGAACTGTTTATTAGTATTTAGTTCTGTGACTGAAGGGGTTTGGTCAGTGATTGAAAAAGATGTAGAGGTGTCAAACCAAAGTTTAGGGACTACAATGGAGACAAATCAAACATATAAGAGGAACAGATTACTTCAAAAAATTCCAAGAGCTGAATCCAGGATTAATTTAACTGATTTTCAGCAACTTGCTTATTTAGCTGTCAAGGAAGCTACAG GTATTACTCAGACTGATCTCATGATTTTGGAAGACCATCTTGTGTATTCTACTACTAAAGAAAAGACAGTTGCTCAGTTTTACATCATGCAAACCAAACTATTCAAAGAAGATGCTGTTCCAGTTTCCATCAAAGATGTTATTGACAG TCTGCAGGGTCCTTTGGTTAAAAAGAACTCTGGAAATTGGACAGTTACCCCAGTCGTTGAGTATCTCCATGTTCTTCCTTATGGTGGGATTTTGTCAAATTGGATGAATAG GCAAGGACCAAGCCCTGAAAGGACGAAAATTCCAAGGGAATTGGCAGAAAATAAAATTCAAGTTAATTTTCATGCTGGTGGCATGGGAGAAGTTAACAGCCATAAGATAACTGCCACTGATCTTAAATTACCAAAGGAGAAAGATGTTATTGGTTTTTCCAATGCTTCTAACGGGCCTCAGGTCTTACCAAGTGAAGAAAAATGCAATAATCTAGCAAGTGGTGTTGATATCAAG TTTGAAATGGACTCAACAACAAGGTCATACAGTTCTAACTGTACAATTGAGAAGGTTTCTTCTGGAAATAGAGTCAGTGACATCTCATCAGGTCAAAATGGAATTGGTTGCAATGCACTGGTCTCTTATCAGTCCAACATCTCATTGGATCAAAAAGGAAATCGTTATCATCCACTGGTCACTTATCAATCCACTTCTCAGCATCTTGAGAAGATACAAAGTATCATGGCTTCGAAAGACGACTTATTGACCGAGACTGCTTTAAGAGTTCTTAGAAGGAGAAGGGATAAGCTG TCTCTGCAGTTGCGCAGTATAGAGGATGAGATTGCTGAGTGTGATAAAAAGATCCAAACAATTTTAAATG GTGGTGAAGATGACCTTAAGCTGAAGATAGAATCCCTCATTGAAGGTTGTAATGAGGAAAGTCTACAAAGTGTTGCCCATGAAAGGACTAATCAACCACTTGAAAACACTTTATCACCTCAATACAACAAGAGAAAGAGGTTGACAGAGGCAATTTTTAGCACACAAAATGCTCTCCGG GTGGATATAGAGCAAATGTAA
- the LOC133818772 gene encoding uncharacterized protein LOC133818772 isoform X1, translating to MTEVCPTEDAVLALLEYLVDPMLPARSAMHNPSASQQQALAKQVHAVVLLYNYYHRKQYPKLEFLGFDSFCKLAVVLKPALLAHLKLTQMPNYTKLDDPENQLSPTEKSIMQACDISTTLDALREDPIVKGWPITKVAVFLVNSKKENCLLVFSSVTEGVWSVIEKDVEVSNQSLGTTMETNQTYKRNRLLQKIPRAESRINLTDFQQLAYLAVKEATGITQTDLMILEDHLVYSTTKEKTVAQFYIMQTKLFKEDAVPVSIKDVIDSLQGPLVKKNSGNWTVTPVVEYLHVLPYGGILSNWMNRQGPSPERTKIPRELAENKIQVNFHAGGMGEVNSHKITATDLKLPKEKDVIGFSNASNGPQVLPSEEKCNNLASGVDIKFEMDSTTRSYSSNCTIEKVSSGNRVSDISSGQNGIGCNALVSYQSNISLDQKGNRYHPLVTYQSTSQHLEKIQSIMASKDDLLTETALRVLRRRRDKLSLQLRSIEDEIAECDKKIQTILNGGEDDLKLKIESLIEGCNEESLQSVAHERTNQPLENTLSPQYNKRKRLTEAIFSTQNALRELDAICNANNWILPTYHINPAEGGYRANVSIQGAGFDCSSVGEVHSSPGEARESAAARILVKLRIKATQSR from the exons ATGACAGAAGTATGTCCAACTGAGGATGCTGTTCTTGCACTTTTAGAATACTTAGTTGACCCAATGCTACCAGCAAGATCTGCTATGCATAACCCATCAGCATCACAGCAGCAAGCTTTGGCAAAGCAG GTACATGCTGTAGTGTTGTTATACAACTACTACCACCGGAAACAATATCCAAAGCTAGAGTTTCTTGGTTTTGATTCATTTTGCAAATTGGCTGTGGTTTTGAAACCAGCATTATTGGCGCATCTCAAACTCACCCAAATGCCTAATTATACGAAATTAGATGACCCGGAGAATCAACTATCACCAACTGAGAAATCAATTATGCAAGCATGTGATATATCTACAACTTTAGATGCATTAAGAGAAGATCCAATTGTCAAAGGATGGCCAATTACTAAAGTTGCAGTATTTTTGGTTAACTCAAAGAAAGAGAACTGTTTATTAGTATTTAGTTCTGTGACTGAAGGGGTTTGGTCAGTGATTGAAAAAGATGTAGAGGTGTCAAACCAAAGTTTAGGGACTACAATGGAGACAAATCAAACATATAAGAGGAACAGATTACTTCAAAAAATTCCAAGAGCTGAATCCAGGATTAATTTAACTGATTTTCAGCAACTTGCTTATTTAGCTGTCAAGGAAGCTACAG GTATTACTCAGACTGATCTCATGATTTTGGAAGACCATCTTGTGTATTCTACTACTAAAGAAAAGACAGTTGCTCAGTTTTACATCATGCAAACCAAACTATTCAAAGAAGATGCTGTTCCAGTTTCCATCAAAGATGTTATTGACAG TCTGCAGGGTCCTTTGGTTAAAAAGAACTCTGGAAATTGGACAGTTACCCCAGTCGTTGAGTATCTCCATGTTCTTCCTTATGGTGGGATTTTGTCAAATTGGATGAATAG GCAAGGACCAAGCCCTGAAAGGACGAAAATTCCAAGGGAATTGGCAGAAAATAAAATTCAAGTTAATTTTCATGCTGGTGGCATGGGAGAAGTTAACAGCCATAAGATAACTGCCACTGATCTTAAATTACCAAAGGAGAAAGATGTTATTGGTTTTTCCAATGCTTCTAACGGGCCTCAGGTCTTACCAAGTGAAGAAAAATGCAATAATCTAGCAAGTGGTGTTGATATCAAG TTTGAAATGGACTCAACAACAAGGTCATACAGTTCTAACTGTACAATTGAGAAGGTTTCTTCTGGAAATAGAGTCAGTGACATCTCATCAGGTCAAAATGGAATTGGTTGCAATGCACTGGTCTCTTATCAGTCCAACATCTCATTGGATCAAAAAGGAAATCGTTATCATCCACTGGTCACTTATCAATCCACTTCTCAGCATCTTGAGAAGATACAAAGTATCATGGCTTCGAAAGACGACTTATTGACCGAGACTGCTTTAAGAGTTCTTAGAAGGAGAAGGGATAAGCTG TCTCTGCAGTTGCGCAGTATAGAGGATGAGATTGCTGAGTGTGATAAAAAGATCCAAACAATTTTAAATG GTGGTGAAGATGACCTTAAGCTGAAGATAGAATCCCTCATTGAAGGTTGTAATGAGGAAAGTCTACAAAGTGTTGCCCATGAAAGGACTAATCAACCACTTGAAAACACTTTATCACCTCAATACAACAAGAGAAAGAGGTTGACAGAGGCAATTTTTAGCACACAAAATGCTCTCCGG GAACTTGATGCTATTTGTAATGCAAACAATTGGATATTACCTACCTACCATATAAACCCAGCAGAAG GTGGATATAGAGCAAATGTAAGCATACAAGGAGCAGGTTTTGATTGCTCTAGTGTGGGCGAGGTGCATTCAAGTCCTGGTGAAGCAAGAGAATCAGCTGCAGCACGCATATTGGTGAAGCTGCGCATAAAAGCAACTCAGTCTAGATAA